Proteins co-encoded in one Rhopalosiphum maidis isolate BTI-1 chromosome 2, ASM367621v3, whole genome shotgun sequence genomic window:
- the LOC113551027 gene encoding endoribonuclease dcr-1-like isoform X6: MDKPPKGTSDMVPRKYQLELLEDAKKSNIILYLPTGSGKTYIATMLIKNMGDCLTKSIGLGRKWTFFIVQSVPLVMQQANNLRRHLPWTIGTFSGDMNVDFWSQNHWNGILENCHILVMTAQIYLNNLNHGYMHIKDANLIIFDECHHAVAFHPFKQIMQVLHDSNLNKDECPRILGLTATLINSNTKNVREELTKLQLTFNATIKTKYDENIQIFSARPKEFISLYDEYTLEDEMNAVTKRISTIKYLLRKFQAPTKIEPIKENNEVYYLDNQKNPSKNFANYFLDIEVNLHDGGAYIAYLATWHFLVEIEKKKKTCTDKKNLTIMSLVLSELTIIRKMILDFMNKHSSIHKGHSTTLNNTSPKLKKLMELLSVIKFTDTCLIFVDRRTTAKLLYHYIKDFIHEYNQKNIICEFIVGARGIFSPDCKEMVYKKQQNNDIIKKFNDNIINVLITSEVLEEGVDIQTCNCVIRYDSPKNFPSYIQSKGRARSAESKFIVMVPNQVKFEKTQSDYNKMEEEIIKVLVDNDIDDENNDENNDENMIEVFKTKHAILTHEAAISIINRYCFSLPQDRFTDLTPEWYIAQNNNKFKKYKLKLPINSVIKTPIDGIFCANKKNAKKSAAFNACIELYKAGALDEYLLPTSIKNNAVFSDLKWFPHWDETDIEASNYKLKAGTNKMKRIVHIESPTHLHGSYPQVNKPSYLHVLHCVPDYIQLEECKYETFHKLLKLNKEFGILTSNKLPQVSNFPIFLPFGNVNVSIIVNVKIMNLDQTSHKKLENFHNKLFVDVLGIKDFIARNYNNEDNSYLVVPISFAENIYELDWNVINIDKFVETEEPTMEQRNSKFYEEYLKIPNVISPWYRNIVPIQRYIVTDVYLDMTPESSFPTSEYDTYATYFSDKYSIHITHKNQPMIKVKSLGVSKINYLIPRISTGKVDKRSEYIEILIPEFCTWHKFPSVYWLKALMLPTILYRLDKLLLAEDLLIKINSICNIEVEDDTNKDTVKIEDFSGFHEGKKKNILLPISETLKYIENSHGNNMVGEWNSNNFPIDIERQKNTTMLDVLNYHTFMYAVNKSKSNDNINDQNINSSSLNEIEMENILQKVLTEMNTLNLTNNTSPILSPLSKGVSKQKIGPKQSDILKVITPPFANDMFNYERMETYGDSFLKFAVSLVLFDAFPLDNEGVLTELKMKIVGNRNLLYAGRNLNLGSYLIVNVFDPNMDWIPPCFGVPQKLKEIIEEGHVQSDVLHRIIVPRDNQITGILSNETWKEIEIEIIKFKQLSDMPMSESDDEDSTPQFGHSQSDLFIHKQSVSDKMVADCVESLIGTYVYKCGVEVGFKVLQGLGIIPKQFTDAFKPQPMENIFESHDFSKILPGYELLERRIGYSFKHKHLLAQALTHPTYHFGFTECYQRLEFLGDAILDFLITTYIIEHCYNKTPGEITDIRSSLVNNITFASLSARIGLHRFILAQSIQMTEAIDRFYEHQQKNNHKIGQEILYLIEESDCYAAESVDVPKVLGDLFESLIAAIYLDCGRDLNFVWTICYRFLENEIKEFCTNVPKNPIRILHETKLQPNFSKPDVSAEAMNKGLGTMMKLEIMLNNKIIAIYGFGQNKKEAKVAAAKMALKNMKKMLL, translated from the exons ATGGATAAACCGCCAAag gGTACTTCAGATATGGTGCCTCGAAAATATCAACTTGAGCTTTTAGAGGATGCAAAAAAatctaacataattttatacctacCAACTGGAAGTGGCAAAACATACATAGCTACAatgcttattaaaaatatgggaGACTGTTTAActaa ATCAATTGGTCTTGGAAGAAaatggacattttttattgtccaATCTGTACCACTTGTTATGCAACAAGCAAATAACTTAAGAAGGCATTTACCATGGACTATTGGAACATTTAGTGGGGATATGAATGTCGACTTTTGGTCTCAAAACCATTGGAATGGAATATTAGAAAACTGTCAC attctggtTATGACTGCTCAGATTTATTTGAACAATCTGAATCATGGTTACATGCATATCAAGGATGCTAaccttattatatttgatgaatGTCATCATGCTGTAGCATTTCATCCATTTAAACAA atAATGCAAGTACTTCATGAttccaatttaaataaagatgAATGTCCTCGTATTCTTGGACTCACTGCTACTTTGATTAACTCAAATACCAAAAATGTCAGAGAAGAATTAACCAAATTGCAACTTACATTTAATGCTACTATAAAGACTaaatatgatgaaaatattcaaat TTTTTCAGCACGCCCAAAAgagtttataagtttatatgatGAGTATACTTTGGAAGATGAAATGAACGCTGTCACTAAAAGAATATCAACAATCAAATATCTTCTAAGAAAATTTCAGGCTCCTACCAAAATTGAaccaattaaagaaaataatgaagtttattatttggataatcaaaaaaatcctTCAAAGaattttgcaaattattttcttgatatagag gtAAATCTTCATGATGGAGGAgcatatattgcatatttagCAACTTGGCATTTTTTggttgaaattgaaaaaaaaaaaaaaacatgtactGATAAGAAAAATCTCACTATTATGTCTTTAGTATTATcagaattaactataattcgAAAAATGATACTTGACTTTATGAATAAACACTCATCTATTCACAAAGGTCATTCAACtacattaaacaatacatctccaaaactgaaaaaattaatggaaCTTTTAtctgttataaaatttactgatacttgtttaatatttgttgatcGCCGAACAActgctaaattattataccattatatcaAG GATTTTATTCatgaatataatcaaaaaaatattatatgcgagTTTATAGTTGGTGCAAGAGGAATATTTAGTCCTGATTGTAAAGAAATGgtgtataaaaaacaacaaaataatgatattattaaaaa gtttaacgataacattattaatgttCTCATAACATCAGAAGTATTAGAGGAAGGTGTTGATATACAAACTTGCAATTGTGTCATTAGATATGATTCTCCTAAAAATTTTCCTTCTTATATACAATCTAAAGGAAGAGCTCGTTCTGctgaaagtaaatttattgttatggtGCCAAATCAggtgaaatttgaaaaaactcaatctgattataataaaatggaagaagaaattattaaa gtattagTAGATAATGACATTgatgatgaaaataatgatgaaaataatgatgaaaatatgatagaagtttttaaaactaaacatgCTATATTAACTCATGAAGCtgctataagtattattaatag gtattgtttttctttaccTCAAGATAGATTTACAGATTTAACTCCAGAATGGTATATTGCCCAGAATAAtaacaagtttaaaaaatacaaactaaaattGCCAATCAATAGTGTTATTAAGACTCCCATTGAT gGAATATTTtgtgcaaataaaaaaaatgctaaaaaaaGTGCAGCATTTAATGCATGTATTGAATTGTATAAGGCTGGAGCATTAGATGAATATTTGTTGCCtacaagtattaaaaataatgctgTATTTAGCGATTTAAAATGGTTTCCACATTGGGATGAGACAGATATTGAAgcaagtaattataaattaaaagcagGAACTAATAAAATGAAGAGGATAGTGCATATTGAA aGTCCAACACACTTGCACGGATCTTATCCACAAGTAAATAAACCATCATATTTACACGTTCTACATTGTGTTCCTGATTATATCCAACTGGAAGAATGTAAATATGaaacatttcataaattattaaagttaaataaagaatttggaattttaactTCTAATAAATTACCACAA GTATCAAATTTTcctatatttttaccttttggTAATGTTAATGTTAGCATAAtagtaaatgttaaaataatgaatcttGACCAGACAAGTCATAAGAAACTAGAAAATttccataataaattatttgtggaTGTATTGGgtataaaagattttattgcaagaaattataataatgaagataattcatatttagtaGTTCCTATTTCTTTTGCag aaaatatttatgagttGGATTGGAATGTTATCAATATAGACAAATTTGTTGAAACAGAAGAACCTACAATGGAACAAagaaattctaaattttatgaagaatatcttaaaatacctaatgtGATTTCACCGTGGTACAGAAACATAGTACCAATACaa agatATATTGTCACTGATGTTTATTTGGATATGACACCTGAAAGTTCTTTTCCAACTTCTGAGTATGATACATATGCAACATACTTTAGTGACAAGTATAGcattcatattactcataAAAATCAACCTATGATAAAAGTTAAATCATTGGgtgtatcaaaaataaattatttaattccaag aatttctACTGGAAAAGTTGATAAACGAAGTgaatatatagaaatacttATACCAGAATTTTGTACTTGGCATAAATTTCCATCAGTTTATTGGTTAAAAGCTTTAATGCtaccaactatattatatcgattagataaattattattggctGAAGAtcttcttataaaaattaattctatatgTAACATTGAAGTAGAAGACGATACAAAca AAGATACagtaaaaattgaagatttcAGTGGTTTTCATGAAggcaaaaagaaaaatattttattgccaaTTAgtgaaacattaaaatacatagaaaaCTCTCATGGCAATAATATGGTTGGTGAATGgaattcaaacaattttccTATTGATATTGAAAggcaaaaaaacacaacaatGTTAGATGTTCtaaattatcatacatttatgtacGCTGTAAATAAATCCAAGAGTAACGATAATATT aatgatcaaaatataaattcatccaGTTTAAATGAg atagaaATGGAGAATATACTACAAAAGGTGTTGACTGAGATGaacacattaaatttaacaaacaataCATCACCAATACTGAGTCCATTATCCAAAGgagtttcaaaacaaaaaattgggCCTAAGCAgagtgatattttaaaa gttataaCACCGCCATTTGCTAatgatatgtttaattatgagCGTATGGAAACATACGGTGATAGTTTCCTGAAATTTGCTGTATCATTGGTATTATTTGATGCATTTCCATTAGATAATGAAGGAGTTCTTactgaattaaaaatgaaaatagttgGAAATCGAAATTTGTTGTATGCTGGCAGGAATTTAAATCTTGGatcttatttaata gtaAATGTTTTTGATCCAAACATGGATTGGATACCTCCATGCTTTGGTGTTcctcaaaaattaaaagaaatcatTGAGGAGGGTCATGTTCAATCAGATGTACTACATCGGATAATTGTTCCTAGAGACAATCAAATTacag gaATATTATCAAATGAAACTTGGAAggaaattgaaattgaaatcataaaatttaagcaATTGTCTGATATGCCAATGTCAGAAAGTGATGATGAAGATAGTACGCCACAATTCGGTCATTCACAATCTGATCTATTTATACACAAACAGTCAGTCTCAGATAAAATGGTTGCCGACTGTGTAGAGTCATTGATTGGTACTTATGTATAT aaatgtgGAGTTGAAGTGGGTTTTAAGGTCCTTCAAGGTCTGGGTATAATACCAAAACAATTCACTGATGCATTTAAACCTCAACCAATGGAAAATATCTTCGAAAGTCacgatttttcaaaaattttgcCCGGATATGAACTACTTGAACGAAGAATTGGTTACTCATTTAAACATAAGCATCTATTAGCTCAGGCTCTAACTCATCCAACTTATCATTTTGGGTTTACTGAATGTTATCAAAGACTTGAATTTCTCGGTGATGCTATACTTG atttcttgattacaacatatataatagaacACTGCTATAACAAAACTCCAGGTGAAATAACTGATATTAGATCTTCACTagtaaataacataacatttgCTTCATTGAGCGCAAGAATTGGACTGCATAGATTTATCTTAGCTCAGTCTATTCAAATGACTGAAGCAATAGATCGTTTCTATGAAcatcaacaaaaaaacaatcataaaaTTGGCCaagaa attttatatctCATAGAAGAAAGTGATTGTTATGCAGCTGAATCTGTTGATGTACCAAAAGTATTGGGAGACTTGTTTGAGTCACTAATTGCtgcaatttatttagattgtggtagagatttaaattttgtgtgGACTATTTGCTATAGATTTTTGGAAAATGAAATTA AAGAATTCTGTACCAATGTTCCTAAAAATCCTATACGTATTTTACATGAAACCAAATTACAACCGAATTTCAG taaacCTGATGTTTCTGCCGAAGCAATGAATAAAGGCTTAGGAACCATGATGAAGTTAGAGATAATGTTGAACAACAAAATCATAGCTATATATGGTTTTGGTCAGAATAAAAAAGAAGCCAAGGTTGCTGCTGCCAAAATGgccttaaaaaatatgaaaaaaatgttgttataa
- the LOC113551027 gene encoding endoribonuclease Dicer-like isoform X5 — protein MDKPPKGTSDMVPRKYQLELLEDAKKSNIILYLPTGSGKTYIATMLIKNMGDCLTKSIGLGRKWTFFIVQSVPLVMQQANNLRRHLPWTIGTFSGDMNVDFWSQNHWNGILENCHILVMTAQIYLNNLNHGYMHIKDANLIIFDECHHAVAFHPFKQIMQVLHDSNLNKDECPRILGLTATLINSNTKNVREELTKLQLTFNATIKTKYDENIQIFSARPKEFISLYDEYTLEDEMNAVTKRISTIKYLLRKFQAPTKIEPIKENNEVYYLDNQKNPSKNFANYFLDIEVNLHDGGAYIAYLATWHFLVEIEKKKKTCTDKKNLTIMSLVLSELTIIRKMILDFMNKHSSIHKGHSTTLNNTSPKLKKLMELLSVIKFTDTCLIFVDRRTTAKLLYHYIKDFIHEYNQKNIICEFIVGARGIFSPDCKEMVYKKQQNNDIIKKFNDNIINVLITSEVLEEGVDIQTCNCVIRYDSPKNFPSYIQSKGRARSAESKFIVMVPNQVKFEKTQSDYNKMEEEIIKVLVDNDIDDENNDENNDENMIEVFKTKHAILTHEAAISIINRYCFSLPQDRFTDLTPEWYIAQNNNKFKKYKLKLPINSVIKTPIDGIFCANKKNAKKSAAFNACIELYKAGALDEYLLPTSIKNNAVFSDLKWFPHWDETDIEASNYKLKAGTNKMKRIVHIESPTHLHGSYPQVNKPSYLHVLHCVPDYIQLEECKYETFHKLLKLNKEFGILTSNKLPQVSNFPIFLPFGNVNVSIIVNVKIMNLDQTSHKKLENFHNKLFVDVLGIKDFIARNYNNEDNSYLVVPISFAENIYELDWNVINIDKFVETEEPTMEQRNSKFYEEYLKIPNVISPWYRNIVPIQRYIVTDVYLDMTPESSFPTSEYDTYATYFSDKYSIHITHKNQPMIKVKSLGVSKINYLIPRISTGKVDKRSEYIEILIPEFCTWHKFPSVYWLKALMLPTILYRLDKLLLAEDLLIKINSICNIEVEDDTNTEDTVKIEDFSGFHEGKKKNILLPISETLKYIENSHGNNMVGEWNSNNFPIDIERQKNTTMLDVLNYHTFMYAVNKSKSNDNINDQNINSSSLNEIEMENILQKVLTEMNTLNLTNNTSPILSPLSKGVSKQKIGPKQSDILKVITPPFANDMFNYERMETYGDSFLKFAVSLVLFDAFPLDNEGVLTELKMKIVGNRNLLYAGRNLNLGSYLIVNVFDPNMDWIPPCFGVPQKLKEIIEEGHVQSDVLHRIIVPRDNQITGILSNETWKEIEIEIIKFKQLSDMPMSESDDEDSTPQFGHSQSDLFIHKQSVSDKMVADCVESLIGTYVYKCGVEVGFKVLQGLGIIPKQFTDAFKPQPMENIFESHDFSKILPGYELLERRIGYSFKHKHLLAQALTHPTYHFGFTECYQRLEFLGDAILDFLITTYIIEHCYNKTPGEITDIRSSLVNNITFASLSARIGLHRFILAQSIQMTEAIDRFYEHQQKNNHKIGQEILYLIEESDCYAAESVDVPKVLGDLFESLIAAIYLDCGRDLNFVWTICYRFLENEIKEFCTNVPKNPIRILHETKLQPNFSKPDVSAEAMNKGLGTMMKLEIMLNNKIIAIYGFGQNKKEAKVAAAKMALKNMKKMLL, from the exons ATGGATAAACCGCCAAag gGTACTTCAGATATGGTGCCTCGAAAATATCAACTTGAGCTTTTAGAGGATGCAAAAAAatctaacataattttatacctacCAACTGGAAGTGGCAAAACATACATAGCTACAatgcttattaaaaatatgggaGACTGTTTAActaa ATCAATTGGTCTTGGAAGAAaatggacattttttattgtccaATCTGTACCACTTGTTATGCAACAAGCAAATAACTTAAGAAGGCATTTACCATGGACTATTGGAACATTTAGTGGGGATATGAATGTCGACTTTTGGTCTCAAAACCATTGGAATGGAATATTAGAAAACTGTCAC attctggtTATGACTGCTCAGATTTATTTGAACAATCTGAATCATGGTTACATGCATATCAAGGATGCTAaccttattatatttgatgaatGTCATCATGCTGTAGCATTTCATCCATTTAAACAA atAATGCAAGTACTTCATGAttccaatttaaataaagatgAATGTCCTCGTATTCTTGGACTCACTGCTACTTTGATTAACTCAAATACCAAAAATGTCAGAGAAGAATTAACCAAATTGCAACTTACATTTAATGCTACTATAAAGACTaaatatgatgaaaatattcaaat TTTTTCAGCACGCCCAAAAgagtttataagtttatatgatGAGTATACTTTGGAAGATGAAATGAACGCTGTCACTAAAAGAATATCAACAATCAAATATCTTCTAAGAAAATTTCAGGCTCCTACCAAAATTGAaccaattaaagaaaataatgaagtttattatttggataatcaaaaaaatcctTCAAAGaattttgcaaattattttcttgatatagag gtAAATCTTCATGATGGAGGAgcatatattgcatatttagCAACTTGGCATTTTTTggttgaaattgaaaaaaaaaaaaaaacatgtactGATAAGAAAAATCTCACTATTATGTCTTTAGTATTATcagaattaactataattcgAAAAATGATACTTGACTTTATGAATAAACACTCATCTATTCACAAAGGTCATTCAACtacattaaacaatacatctccaaaactgaaaaaattaatggaaCTTTTAtctgttataaaatttactgatacttgtttaatatttgttgatcGCCGAACAActgctaaattattataccattatatcaAG GATTTTATTCatgaatataatcaaaaaaatattatatgcgagTTTATAGTTGGTGCAAGAGGAATATTTAGTCCTGATTGTAAAGAAATGgtgtataaaaaacaacaaaataatgatattattaaaaa gtttaacgataacattattaatgttCTCATAACATCAGAAGTATTAGAGGAAGGTGTTGATATACAAACTTGCAATTGTGTCATTAGATATGATTCTCCTAAAAATTTTCCTTCTTATATACAATCTAAAGGAAGAGCTCGTTCTGctgaaagtaaatttattgttatggtGCCAAATCAggtgaaatttgaaaaaactcaatctgattataataaaatggaagaagaaattattaaa gtattagTAGATAATGACATTgatgatgaaaataatgatgaaaataatgatgaaaatatgatagaagtttttaaaactaaacatgCTATATTAACTCATGAAGCtgctataagtattattaatag gtattgtttttctttaccTCAAGATAGATTTACAGATTTAACTCCAGAATGGTATATTGCCCAGAATAAtaacaagtttaaaaaatacaaactaaaattGCCAATCAATAGTGTTATTAAGACTCCCATTGAT gGAATATTTtgtgcaaataaaaaaaatgctaaaaaaaGTGCAGCATTTAATGCATGTATTGAATTGTATAAGGCTGGAGCATTAGATGAATATTTGTTGCCtacaagtattaaaaataatgctgTATTTAGCGATTTAAAATGGTTTCCACATTGGGATGAGACAGATATTGAAgcaagtaattataaattaaaagcagGAACTAATAAAATGAAGAGGATAGTGCATATTGAA aGTCCAACACACTTGCACGGATCTTATCCACAAGTAAATAAACCATCATATTTACACGTTCTACATTGTGTTCCTGATTATATCCAACTGGAAGAATGTAAATATGaaacatttcataaattattaaagttaaataaagaatttggaattttaactTCTAATAAATTACCACAA GTATCAAATTTTcctatatttttaccttttggTAATGTTAATGTTAGCATAAtagtaaatgttaaaataatgaatcttGACCAGACAAGTCATAAGAAACTAGAAAATttccataataaattatttgtggaTGTATTGGgtataaaagattttattgcaagaaattataataatgaagataattcatatttagtaGTTCCTATTTCTTTTGCag aaaatatttatgagttGGATTGGAATGTTATCAATATAGACAAATTTGTTGAAACAGAAGAACCTACAATGGAACAAagaaattctaaattttatgaagaatatcttaaaatacctaatgtGATTTCACCGTGGTACAGAAACATAGTACCAATACaa agatATATTGTCACTGATGTTTATTTGGATATGACACCTGAAAGTTCTTTTCCAACTTCTGAGTATGATACATATGCAACATACTTTAGTGACAAGTATAGcattcatattactcataAAAATCAACCTATGATAAAAGTTAAATCATTGGgtgtatcaaaaataaattatttaattccaag aatttctACTGGAAAAGTTGATAAACGAAGTgaatatatagaaatacttATACCAGAATTTTGTACTTGGCATAAATTTCCATCAGTTTATTGGTTAAAAGCTTTAATGCtaccaactatattatatcgattagataaattattattggctGAAGAtcttcttataaaaattaattctatatgTAACATTGAAGTAGAAGACGATACAAAca caGAAGATACagtaaaaattgaagatttcAGTGGTTTTCATGAAggcaaaaagaaaaatattttattgccaaTTAgtgaaacattaaaatacatagaaaaCTCTCATGGCAATAATATGGTTGGTGAATGgaattcaaacaattttccTATTGATATTGAAAggcaaaaaaacacaacaatGTTAGATGTTCtaaattatcatacatttatgtacGCTGTAAATAAATCCAAGAGTAACGATAATATT aatgatcaaaatataaattcatccaGTTTAAATGAg atagaaATGGAGAATATACTACAAAAGGTGTTGACTGAGATGaacacattaaatttaacaaacaataCATCACCAATACTGAGTCCATTATCCAAAGgagtttcaaaacaaaaaattgggCCTAAGCAgagtgatattttaaaa gttataaCACCGCCATTTGCTAatgatatgtttaattatgagCGTATGGAAACATACGGTGATAGTTTCCTGAAATTTGCTGTATCATTGGTATTATTTGATGCATTTCCATTAGATAATGAAGGAGTTCTTactgaattaaaaatgaaaatagttgGAAATCGAAATTTGTTGTATGCTGGCAGGAATTTAAATCTTGGatcttatttaata gtaAATGTTTTTGATCCAAACATGGATTGGATACCTCCATGCTTTGGTGTTcctcaaaaattaaaagaaatcatTGAGGAGGGTCATGTTCAATCAGATGTACTACATCGGATAATTGTTCCTAGAGACAATCAAATTacag gaATATTATCAAATGAAACTTGGAAggaaattgaaattgaaatcataaaatttaagcaATTGTCTGATATGCCAATGTCAGAAAGTGATGATGAAGATAGTACGCCACAATTCGGTCATTCACAATCTGATCTATTTATACACAAACAGTCAGTCTCAGATAAAATGGTTGCCGACTGTGTAGAGTCATTGATTGGTACTTATGTATAT aaatgtgGAGTTGAAGTGGGTTTTAAGGTCCTTCAAGGTCTGGGTATAATACCAAAACAATTCACTGATGCATTTAAACCTCAACCAATGGAAAATATCTTCGAAAGTCacgatttttcaaaaattttgcCCGGATATGAACTACTTGAACGAAGAATTGGTTACTCATTTAAACATAAGCATCTATTAGCTCAGGCTCTAACTCATCCAACTTATCATTTTGGGTTTACTGAATGTTATCAAAGACTTGAATTTCTCGGTGATGCTATACTTG atttcttgattacaacatatataatagaacACTGCTATAACAAAACTCCAGGTGAAATAACTGATATTAGATCTTCACTagtaaataacataacatttgCTTCATTGAGCGCAAGAATTGGACTGCATAGATTTATCTTAGCTCAGTCTATTCAAATGACTGAAGCAATAGATCGTTTCTATGAAcatcaacaaaaaaacaatcataaaaTTGGCCaagaa attttatatctCATAGAAGAAAGTGATTGTTATGCAGCTGAATCTGTTGATGTACCAAAAGTATTGGGAGACTTGTTTGAGTCACTAATTGCtgcaatttatttagattgtggtagagatttaaattttgtgtgGACTATTTGCTATAGATTTTTGGAAAATGAAATTA AAGAATTCTGTACCAATGTTCCTAAAAATCCTATACGTATTTTACATGAAACCAAATTACAACCGAATTTCAG taaacCTGATGTTTCTGCCGAAGCAATGAATAAAGGCTTAGGAACCATGATGAAGTTAGAGATAATGTTGAACAACAAAATCATAGCTATATATGGTTTTGGTCAGAATAAAAAAGAAGCCAAGGTTGCTGCTGCCAAAATGgccttaaaaaatatgaaaaaaatgttgttataa